The genomic window CCATGATAGTCTGCGGCTTTGCTCCGCTTATCGTGCTGCTTATCATGCATGACGAGATAAAGGACATCGGTGACACGCCCATTCGCATCGGAGGACTGATCGCAGGCTTTCTTGCGGCAGGGGCTTTGCAGATGCTTGTTCTGTGTGGTGATGACCGCAAGCTGTGGGGCTACTGGATCACCGCAACTCCCGACGGATACAAGGGCTTTCTCCGTGTGAAATATGAGATGATCTTCGGTATGATCGTGGTTTTGATGTTCTCGGTGCAGTTTGTTGATATGGGTTATTGTGCGGTGGCTGCCGATATGGGAAAGGAAGAAGTCGGACAGATCAGCGGAATCGCACTTCCGCTCTGCTTTGTTCAGATACTTCTTCGTGCAATCGACATTCCGTTCGTTTACCGCTTTGGCAGTAAAAGGGGCAGCTTTGTAAAGCTCACCTGCTTTGTGGCTGTTGCGCTGTCCTTCTCTGCATTATTTGTGATTTATCAGGAGAAATCTGATCCTTTCTTTAAAATGGGCATTGGTGTATTCACAACAGAAAACAGCTCGCTGCTCCTGTCGGTGGGGCTGGTGGTATGTCTTGCCCTGTACTATCTTTCCTACCGTATCACTTGCAGACTGTATCTGAAAGGGGTGGAGCAGTATGACCACTAAAAAAGAGAATGCTAAGCGCCTCGGGATCTATCTTTTGACCGTGTTTGCGATCATGCTGATATTCGTTCTTTGTATAAAGCCCATGAGCACATCAAACACGGTATTCTACATCATATACATGATCTTCTCGTTTTCTCCTGCCGCTGCAAGCCTCATCACAAGAGCTGTCACCAAAGAGGGCTTTCATAATATGAAGCTGCACCTGAAACTCAGCGGCAATTTCAAATGGTATCTGCTGGCTTTCGGACTTCCGCTGATCTGCTTCTCCGCTAAATTCCTGCTTCCTGTTATCATAAGTGGTCATGCTGACTGGCTCGGAGGTTTTACGGCTCAGAATGTGCTGGCAAGTGTATTTACCCTTGCAGCAATGTCGGCGGTCATGTCGATCGGTCTGATCGGTGAAGAACTGGGCTGGCGTGGGTATATGAATCAGAAAACGGAACCGCTGCTCGGCACAGTCGGAACTTGTATCGTGGGCGGCATCGTGTGGGGGCTGTGGCATCTGCCAATGGATATTGCAGGCTGTAACGGTGCAATATCCGATGCCATGTCCATGTGCGGCGGAAGAATGATACAGCTCACGCTTTTCGGCGTGTTCCTGATGTGGCTGACGAAAAAGACGGACAGCGTTTTCCCAGCGGTGATCGGGCATTATATGTTCAATGAAAGTCAGGGGGCGCTGGCAGATCTCTTATATCAGGGCAATATCCCCGAAAATGCCGACCTTGGTGTGATCGCAGATGTATTTGAGTATCTGCCGATGATCGTGGTGGCAATGGTATCTATGATAATACTTTGTCATGATAAAGGCAACACTCCCAAAACTGTATAACGAATCAAACGCTCTCGGTGTGTCTGAGAGCGTTATTTCTTTTCAGAAGGATTATTCCCCATTATCATCACGGACGGCTCTGAGAGTATTTTACCGGGCTTCGGCGCAGTTACTATGCTTGGTGGGCGGCAGTCTGGTGAAACTATTTCCTCGGCTCTCCCTGAGCCGATTTTGAATGTCGATATGCTTATCGTTTCATTCAAATTTCTGCCCTGCCTGACCGCCCATGAAAAACA from Ruminococcus sp. NK3A76 includes these protein-coding regions:
- a CDS encoding ABC-2 transporter permease, with amino-acid sequence MTGLVYKEWKQNRLYILSMIVCGFAPLIVLLIMHDEIKDIGDTPIRIGGLIAGFLAAGALQMLVLCGDDRKLWGYWITATPDGYKGFLRVKYEMIFGMIVVLMFSVQFVDMGYCAVAADMGKEEVGQISGIALPLCFVQILLRAIDIPFVYRFGSKRGSFVKLTCFVAVALSFSALFVIYQEKSDPFFKMGIGVFTTENSSLLLSVGLVVCLALYYLSYRITCRLYLKGVEQYDH
- a CDS encoding type II CAAX endopeptidase family protein is translated as MTTKKENAKRLGIYLLTVFAIMLIFVLCIKPMSTSNTVFYIIYMIFSFSPAAASLITRAVTKEGFHNMKLHLKLSGNFKWYLLAFGLPLICFSAKFLLPVIISGHADWLGGFTAQNVLASVFTLAAMSAVMSIGLIGEELGWRGYMNQKTEPLLGTVGTCIVGGIVWGLWHLPMDIAGCNGAISDAMSMCGGRMIQLTLFGVFLMWLTKKTDSVFPAVIGHYMFNESQGALADLLYQGNIPENADLGVIADVFEYLPMIVVAMVSMIILCHDKGNTPKTV